The Ictalurus punctatus breed USDA103 chromosome 28, Coco_2.0, whole genome shotgun sequence DNA window acatatatatgtatatatatatgtgtatatatatatatatatgtgtatatatatatgtatatatatatgtgtgtatatatatatatatatatatatatatatatacatatatatatatacacatatatatatacatatatatatacatatatatatatacatatatatgtatatatatatgtatatatatatatatatatatatatgtgtatatatatatgtatatatatatatatgtgtgtatatatatatatatatatatatatatatatatatatatatatatatatatacatatacacacacattttatatatatatatatatatacacacattttatatatatatatatatatatatacacacacacatcttatatatatatatatatatatatatatatacacacacattttatatatatatatatatatacacacacatcttatatatatgtatatatatatatatatatatatacgtatatatatatatatatatatatgtatatatgtatatatatatgtgtatatatatatatatatatatatatatatatatatatatatatatatatatatatatacatacatatatatatatatacacatatatatgtatatatatatatatatatatatatatatatatatatatatatatatatatatatatatacacatatatgtgtatatatatatatatatatatatatatatatatatatatacatatatatatatatatatatacacatatatatatatacatatatatatacatatatatatatacatatatatatatatatacatatatatgtatatatatatgtatatatatatatatatgtgtatatatatatatatatatatatatatatatatatatatacatatatatgtgtatatatatatatatatatgtatatatatatatatgtatgtgtatatatatatatatgtatgtgtatatatatatatatatatatgtgtatatatatgtgtatatatatatatatatatatatatgtgtatatgtatatatatgtatatatgtgtatatgtatatatatgtatatatatatgtatgtatatatatatatatatatatatatatatatatatatatatatatatatatatatgtgtgtatatatatgtgtgtatatatatatgtatatatatatatgtatatatatatgtatatatatatatatgtatatatatatgtgtatatatatatatatatatatatatatgtatgtgtatatatatatatatatatatatatatatatatgtgtgtatatatatatatatatatatatatgtgtatatatatgtgtatatatatatatatatatatgtgtatatgtatatatatgtatatatgtgtatatgtatatatatgtgtatatatatatgtatgtgtatatatatatatatatatatgtatatatatatatatatatatatatatatatatgtatatgtatatatatatgtatatatatatgtgtgtatatatatatgtatatatatatatgtatatatgtgtgcatatatatgtatatatgtgtgcatatatatgtatatgtgtgtgatttttgtttttaacaaaaagaaaagccgAGTGAGCATCCTCGAAGTGCGGTGATTCTATAATTTTTTGCCAGAAAATTCTATAgggttcacaaaccttcaagcaTGACTGTAATTTGAATATGTAGAGAAACAGGAGCATACTCTTTCCTTATTTCATTTATGTACTCTGTCCAAGCTGAACGGTCTCTGGTGTCTGCCATTGAGCAGCTTCTGTTTGATTAAGACCAGCTGCTGGAACTGTCATGgcaaaatgaatgaaagcaaTCTGAGACCATTTAACTCTTGCAAGTTGGCAGGTGATGAAGAAAAATTCCAGATGGTTACCCAGCTTGGATGTACGCTTGATATGTTCACTTGTAGTGTGCGCCATACAGGCTAACGTGTAAGCTAAGCTCTGTCAGTGACCCcaaagtgttaaataaaatgttaaataatctgAGGTGGTTTGGGATGCAGAAGATTTGTTGTGTGAACACAAAAGTGTCTCAGTGCACCACAGACAACAATGAAGACCGCCTGTTCAACTGTGTCATTGCCCTAgctgaaaaaaaatgcaatgatTACAAGACGGTTCGGAAATCCTACTGAATGGTAGAATTCTACACTGCAAGGCTACCACAGAATCGAAGTGTTCGATAAAGCCCATACAGGTACATATCATCGAATTCACAGGACATCAGAAATGATTTATGAAATTTGATCACTGTCTTTCGTAGTTCAGGGTGTTAGTGAAACGTTCGACTCATTCTCACGGCTATTATTTTTTAGGACAATATCTATAATAAGATTTTAGCACcttggtgaaaaaaaaactataatgaTTAATATTATATGACTtgtaaaatatgtaatataatattatgtTGGGCTTTGTATAGGGTTTGGACAAGCACATAAAATGTGAATGCATACATTCAGATGTCTGGCAGCTTTGTTAAAGTAAATATTGAACAGAATTGCTATAGTAAGTCCGTTCAGCACAAATTGTCAGAAAGCATgcaaataaatctttttgtttgtgtgaataCTGAAAGCACATGAAACATTGTTAGATGAGCAAATCCTGCACAAAATGTAAACTGAGTATAGTGTTAAGTAACCAATCTATGCACCCAACAGTTAATTTGGCAGTATCTGTTAACCCAACTATCACCCTACTTATTAAATGTGATCACAAGTGTTCATTGAAGACATTTTTGAGACATAGTGGGGTGGTGCTAGCTCCAGTAACCTATAGAAAGTATGTAGAACATGGAGCTTCcagtatattttttttccaccaaaaCTTATTTCATTGGAGGTTTATACATTCACAAATTGATTGAACAGTAAATAAGCAATCCCTCAATGTGTTATTAGAAGAAAGACAGCTGAAGGTGGATTTGGACCAGGAGGAAGCCTCCGCTAAACCTTCACTAGAGGAGTGGCTGTgcaggagagagaagagggcaGCTCCGTCATCAGGAAGGTATGTACTGAATccttagaaaagcatgatgagCAAGGTTAAGGTGATCAGAAGTAAGGGTTCAAATTGCAGGAGAAGTCCCTTTGGGTAAAAGCATTCAGAGGGGTCCCAACATTACAATTTGGCAGTAGCATTTACGATTTTGACTGGAGCTACCACAATGTGACCTggatgtgtgttttattcttctcatGCCACGTTCAGGTATTTTAAATCTCTACGGAACATTAATTCGATCACGCCTGGATTATGGATGTATAGTGTATGGATCAGCCAGGAAATCGTATACACGACTCTTGGACACAGTACATCATCAAGGCATACGACTGGCATTAAGAGCCTGTAGAACATCGCAAACTCAAAGTTTGTATGTTGAAGCAAATTAACTTTTGCTGGAGAACGGACGACTCAAACTAGCGCTACAATATCCAACAAAGAAAACCCAGCTTACCATCCTGTTTTCTCAACCCTTTCTACAAgcataaatgaacaaaaactaaGCTATATCTGACCTTTTGGACTATGGCTCAAACCACATTTACAAAATCTCAAAGTAGATCGGAGCATACTGGAACAGATGCACTTCTGTATAATCCCCCTCCCCCCTggaacttaaaaataaataaataatcattttagacctaacaagaaacaaaaaatcTGAAATCAACCCAAATGACTTTCAACCACTACTCTacattttcagaaatatattatCACATACCCCTATATATAGAGATGGATCAAAATCTGAAGACCATGTATCATCCGCATTTGATCAACCACCAAAAAAAGGAATATCCATCCCTAACTACAACTCACTTTTTACAGCAGAGCCAAACGTTATCGTCTTAGCACTGGACTTCATAAAGACCAATGCACCATGAACAAACTCCATGAAATCAGCCCTATTGTTggcaaaataaacatttctttgttttcaaATCGTTTGGACCAGATTGTCTACACCTGCTGGCGAATAGGTCACTCCAGGATGACCCACACGTTTTTAATATTGGGAGAAGACTCACCAAAATGACTCGCCAGAATCCATTATTCTTGAAACGTTTTATTAAACTGTACTAGTCTTAACCCCGTGGTAAACCTTTTTTATTCAGTCAACAATCTGGAAGAAAGTTTTAACAAAGTCAAACCTAATGCAATTTTAGAGGTTTTAggaaaaacagattttaagaaCCTTATATAGAGATCCTTAGACATTTCTCACCATTAAAATAGCCATAGAAGCTGGcatgacattaaaaaacaaacattcttctcataccacagtaatttgctagcatatataaaattaatgaatgatgtcatatttttcagtcttttgcaggaatgtctgcaaaacaagttagtcaGTTAGGTTATATCAggtataaacagtgtgtgtaaCAGTTGTTCCCCAATcagcatttctttctttctctctcttgaaattattaagaaagaaaaaaaaaaaaatgatgcagcttgtcattttactgaAAAACTGGTCctgttttgggaatgttttcgtgtgatttgaattactgtTGCCACTattctcagagctgctgttcaaCACCTTCTGTTAGAATAGAACATTTAACgtcactgtgtttataattaAAAGGAACAGAATTGATACCCCCTTGCAGATCAGAATTTACTTATTAATCTACAAAATACCTTGTGACAGTATGACATTATGGTGGCAATATTAGAATGTACTAAATGTACTATGACATAATGTCATAGCAATATTTCATGTGTGATGTGTATCCTGGATTTCTCTACAGAATTTATACAGCAGAGTACTTTTAAAGAACAAATATAGCAGATAAAAatctgaaagtaaaaaaaaaaactgtctttataCAGACTTTCAACTGGGGGCTGTGATGGATCCATTAGTTTTAGCCAAACAATTTAGCCATGGCAGTTATGAGTCATTTAATGTTGACGTtctaataaaatgaagttattAGCAAACATCTACTATGAATGTTTTGTACCATTTCCACTACAAACCATTGAGTAAACGTTGTTTACCAGGGAGTCAATGATCAGTTACTCAGTATAGGTTGGTATCAGACCAGTATCGGCTTGACATGCTGGGTCTTCGCCTGATTGGATTTGATGTACTTTGTAAGGTGatacatttttgtgtgtatgtgagatgttgattttttatatatatacccaTCTGAAGCACATCAATAGCCAAAAGCTCATAACAGCAAACTGAACATcataacaaaacatttaaaacttttaattcaattcaattttatttgtatagcgctttttacaatagacattgtctcaaagcagctttacagaaatatcaacatggtatatagatattaaaggtgcgaatttatcccaactgagcaagccactgagtggcgacggtggcaaggaaaaactccctaagatgttttaagaggaagaaaccttgagaggaacccgactcagaagggaacccatcctcatctgggtaacaacagttagtgtggaaaaagttcattatggatttatatgaggAAACTGTTAATATGAAAGTCAGTATCACGTTGAAAATATGATCAGTTCAACCCTGATTATTTACCTTTATTGTTCAAAATGTAAAAGTGTTTTAACTGTTCATTGTgattcaagaacattcaaatgGCTTCACTCACATTAGTGGAAGTCATGACATGATTTTGGAAGGGTTATTAAAGTACATCCTGAATGTTTAAGCTataattaatgtttttatttatttatttggtttgtttatttacctATAGGAACTAGTTTTAAATTAGTATCATTTAAAGGACCATGAAGGTCAGTATATTGGAGACATGTATGAGCACGAAATGGAATTCAACAATACTAATTTTCATAATGTCCACTCATAAGTGATTTGCAGATTAAGTATTTAGTTTTAACATGACCTGGACCTTTTTGTGTTCTAGTGTTTTAAAACTGGAAGAGGAAAAAACAGCTAAAGGTATTGGAGTTCCAACATTTCTGCTTTCCATCCCAGATCTCCCTCCATCACTTCTGCCCCTGCATTCTGGAAGATGGAGAGGCAAAGTCCATAATGACTGGGGTTGAAATCAACTTAGTGTGTAGAATATACACTTAATATGGCCAGAGGTTTGtatacacctgaccatcacacccaaacTGTCCTTGAACagcccattccaaaaccaatGAAACGAATTAatgaaacaaattaataaaacaaattaatatGGACTTAGTCCCCCTTTTGCTTCTATAACAGTCTCCAGTCTCTTTTTaaaaggctttc harbors:
- the zmat5 gene encoding zinc finger matrin-type protein 5 isoform X4, whose translation is MRIPSFQDTLHNRKKHLNGVQHHRAKKAWFDNFRDAAAILQDERAKQGCRKFLQTGQCVFGPSCRYSHMSEQDIKDLEQHIHEERQLKVDLDQEEASAKPSLEEWLCRREKRAAPSSGSVLKLEEEKTAKGIGVPTFLLSIPDLPPSLLPLHSGRWRGKVHNDWG
- the zmat5 gene encoding zinc finger matrin-type protein 5 isoform X5 — translated: MGKRYHCDYCARSFQDTLHNRKKHLNGVQHHRAKKAWFDNFRDAAAILQDERAKQGCRKFLQTEERQLKVDLDQEEASAKPSLEEWLCRREKRAAPSSGSVLKLEEEKTAKGIGVPTFLLSIPDLPPSLLPLHSGRWRGKVHNDWG